One region of Chryseobacterium muglaense genomic DNA includes:
- a CDS encoding TonB-dependent siderophore receptor: MKKTVSVSLLILGVAFSKAQQKANDTIRKETTIEEVELFGEKNKQPEGLEVITRLPLKPRDQIQSISVVSHKVIEDLGGLTVTDVAKNIPGVTQFGSYGGTRESMSIRGYRGVPVLKNGVMMDSDFRTGGMLTDMQGVESIQVIKGSAAVTQGIGDGLGSAGGVINVVTKIPKFINETNVGFRYGSWDFYRPTVDFQRVLDNKGKIAVRLNAAYQDNNSFRRFVNTDRIYVNPSVAFRPDDKTEIVAEMDYMKNNTTPDRGTVNLAKGDTEAIYKMPGRKFLGFASDNAATETFNFSTTATRKLTDKLKVRAAFMSSSYNTNIVGAALAPIDRNNPNEIRNRTLAKSEREDLNKVFQFDFIGADVMTGFMKHTFQVGFDWKESDVTTTSYNAKDVDKINVLNDINNILPSNIDAVNFTLVNKNPIVNALTPTMGLMAQDVITFNKYLKAHLGLRYSRLNGSDKDKNYAWNPSFGLMVSPIENMNVFGSYTTTTGLRSANNVLATGGTVGASTTKQWEAGIKSDWLNEKLRFNLTFFDIKTDNLSYEILNGNNGTGTYALAGELKRRGMEVELIGKILPNLQIMTGWAYVDAQYQDSPSFVNGSAPINTPKHSANGWLNYKFNQGVLNGLDIGAGIYYVGTRPVDDYKYTAGSGHVNGTQPDEKPFNMPDYTTVDAQVGYKFKNGLGLRVFFNNIFDSVGYNSYFRGGYIDQIQPRNFSAQINYKF; this comes from the coding sequence ATGAAAAAAACGGTATCTGTTTCATTGCTAATTTTGGGAGTTGCTTTTTCTAAAGCACAACAAAAAGCAAATGATACAATTAGAAAAGAAACCACAATTGAAGAGGTAGAACTTTTTGGAGAAAAAAACAAACAACCGGAAGGTTTGGAAGTAATTACAAGATTGCCTCTTAAACCTAGAGATCAAATTCAAAGCATCTCAGTAGTTTCTCACAAAGTAATCGAAGATTTGGGTGGACTTACCGTAACAGATGTTGCAAAAAATATTCCTGGTGTTACTCAGTTTGGAAGCTATGGCGGAACCAGAGAAAGTATGTCTATAAGAGGTTATCGTGGAGTTCCTGTTTTGAAAAACGGTGTCATGATGGATTCTGATTTCCGTACCGGAGGTATGCTTACCGATATGCAGGGTGTTGAAAGTATTCAGGTGATTAAAGGTTCAGCTGCAGTTACGCAGGGGATTGGTGATGGTCTTGGTTCTGCAGGTGGAGTAATCAATGTGGTGACTAAAATTCCAAAATTTATTAATGAAACTAATGTTGGTTTCAGATACGGAAGTTGGGACTTTTACAGACCGACTGTAGATTTTCAGAGAGTTTTAGATAATAAAGGTAAGATTGCGGTTCGCTTAAATGCAGCTTATCAAGATAATAATAGTTTCAGAAGGTTTGTAAATACGGATCGTATTTATGTGAATCCATCAGTAGCTTTCCGTCCGGACGACAAGACGGAGATCGTTGCCGAAATGGATTATATGAAAAATAATACAACTCCCGATAGAGGAACAGTTAATTTAGCGAAAGGTGACACCGAAGCTATTTACAAAATGCCCGGAAGAAAATTTTTAGGTTTTGCTAGTGATAATGCGGCTACAGAGACTTTTAATTTCTCTACAACAGCAACAAGAAAATTGACCGACAAATTGAAAGTGAGAGCTGCATTTATGAGCTCTTCTTATAATACGAATATTGTAGGTGCGGCTTTGGCTCCAATTGATCGAAATAATCCAAATGAAATTAGAAACAGAACTTTGGCAAAATCTGAACGCGAAGATTTAAATAAAGTTTTTCAATTTGATTTCATTGGTGCAGATGTAATGACAGGTTTTATGAAGCATACTTTTCAGGTTGGTTTTGACTGGAAAGAATCTGATGTAACTACAACTTCTTATAATGCAAAAGATGTTGACAAAATCAACGTTTTGAATGATATTAATAATATTCTTCCTTCGAATATTGATGCTGTAAACTTTACTTTGGTTAATAAAAACCCTATAGTAAATGCTTTAACGCCAACAATGGGTTTAATGGCTCAGGATGTAATTACTTTTAATAAATACTTAAAAGCGCATTTAGGATTGCGTTACAGCAGATTGAATGGTTCAGATAAAGATAAAAATTACGCTTGGAACCCATCTTTCGGATTAATGGTTTCACCCATTGAAAATATGAATGTTTTTGGTTCATATACTACCACTACAGGACTTCGAAGTGCAAATAATGTTTTAGCAACTGGGGGAACTGTAGGTGCATCTACAACAAAACAATGGGAAGCCGGAATTAAATCTGATTGGTTAAATGAAAAATTGCGTTTCAATCTTACTTTCTTTGATATAAAAACAGATAATTTATCTTACGAAATTTTAAACGGAAACAATGGCACAGGTACATATGCTTTAGCAGGAGAACTGAAAAGAAGAGGGATGGAGGTAGAACTAATAGGAAAAATTCTTCCCAACTTACAGATTATGACAGGTTGGGCCTATGTGGATGCTCAATATCAAGATAGTCCTTCGTTCGTTAATGGTTCTGCACCGATTAATACCCCGAAACATTCTGCTAATGGATGGTTGAATTATAAATTCAATCAAGGTGTTTTAAATGGTCTTGATATTGGAGCGGGTATTTATTATGTAGGCACAAGACCTGTTGATGATTATAAATATACTGCAGGAAGCGGACATGTGAATGGAACTCAACCTGATGAAAAACCGTTTAACATGCCTGATTATACAACGGTAGACGCGCAAGTAGGTTATAAATTTAAAAACGGATTAGGTCTAAGAGTTTTCTTTAATAATATCTTTGATTCAGTAGGGTACAACTCTTATTTCAGAGGTGGATATATTGATCAGATTCAGCCGAGAAATTTCTCAGCACAAATCAATTATAAATTTTAA
- a CDS encoding GLPGLI family protein, producing MKKLILLLFPLIISAQTHRFVYQFHYKSDSTATELASENMILDINPDDVKFYPYSYAETDSLNIIRDQNVSRWDDHLPALVRKKNSFENTSLILLNDLFSLKSTDKMTWKLLNDTKVDGQYTLQKATTTFGGRNWIAWFSKDVNLSEGPYKFRGLPGLIFEIEDDKNNFRFKLAKSMKYPKTYEAKFLESFAGKKPLPVTEKVIAKKQLELYNNPLQDIAVAFKSNTNPETTFYVSSVQIKSLDQLKGMSDERRKAMLRENNPIEIDKAIKYPSK from the coding sequence ATGAAAAAACTGATTTTATTATTATTTCCTTTAATCATTTCAGCACAAACACATCGATTCGTTTATCAGTTTCACTACAAATCAGATTCAACAGCAACAGAATTGGCTTCTGAAAATATGATTTTGGACATCAACCCTGATGATGTTAAATTTTATCCCTACTCTTATGCCGAAACCGATTCTTTAAATATTATTAGAGATCAGAATGTATCGAGATGGGATGACCATCTTCCTGCTCTTGTCAGAAAAAAGAACTCTTTTGAAAATACCTCTTTGATTTTACTCAACGATTTATTTTCTTTAAAATCAACAGATAAAATGACCTGGAAACTTCTCAATGATACAAAAGTTGATGGACAATATACATTACAAAAAGCAACTACCACTTTTGGTGGAAGAAATTGGATTGCTTGGTTTTCAAAAGACGTTAATCTGAGTGAAGGACCGTACAAATTCCGTGGACTTCCGGGATTGATTTTTGAGATTGAAGACGATAAGAATAATTTTAGGTTTAAACTTGCAAAAAGCATGAAATATCCTAAAACGTATGAAGCAAAATTCCTTGAAAGTTTTGCTGGGAAAAAGCCACTTCCAGTAACTGAAAAAGTGATTGCTAAAAAGCAGTTAGAACTATACAATAATCCGTTACAGGATATTGCAGTAGCCTTTAAATCTAATACAAATCCTGAAACTACCTTTTACGTTTCGAGTGTTCAAATAAAAAGCTTAGACCAGCTAAAAGGAATGTCTGATGAAAGGAGGAAAGCAATGCTTAGAGAAAACAACCCAATCGAGATTGATAAAGCGATAAAATACCCTTCAAAATAA
- the rpsJ gene encoding 30S ribosomal protein S10, producing the protein MSQRIRIKLKSYDYNLVDKSAEKIVKTVKATGAVVNGPIPLPTNKRIFTVLRSPHVNKKAREQFQLSAHKRLMDIYSSSSKTVDALMKLELPSGVDVEIKV; encoded by the coding sequence ATGTCACAAAGAATCAGAATAAAACTAAAATCTTACGACTACAACTTGGTAGACAAGTCTGCTGAGAAAATCGTAAAAACGGTAAAGGCTACTGGTGCTGTTGTAAACGGACCAATTCCATTGCCAACGAATAAGAGAATCTTCACAGTGTTGAGATCTCCTCACGTTAACAAAAAAGCAAGAGAGCAGTTCCAATTATCAGCTCACAAGAGATTGATGGATATCTACTCTTCTTCTTCTAAAACTGTTGATGCTCTAATGAAATTAGAACTTCCTTCAGGTGTAGACGTTGAAATTAAAGTGTGA
- the fusA gene encoding elongation factor G — MSRDLKFTRNIGIAAHIDAGKTTTTERILFYTGVNHKIGEVHDGASTMDWMEQEAERGITITSAATTCSWNFPTDQGKKLPETKPYHFNIIDTPGHVDFTVEVNRSLRVLDGLVFLFSAVDGVEPQSETNWRLADNYKVARMGFVNKMDRQGADFLNVVNQVKTMLGSNAVPIVLPIGAEEDFKGVVDLIKNRAIIWDEAGQGATFEVVPIPEDMKAEVLEYREKLVEAVADYDDTLMEKFFEDPDSISEEEINEALRKATIDLSIIPMTCGSSFKNKGVQFMLDAVCKYLPSPLDKDDIKGTDPRTDLEITRKPSVDEPFAALAFKIATDPFVGRLAFFRAYSGRLDAGSYILNTRSGDKERISRIYQMHANKQNPVEYIEAGDIGAAVGFKSIKTGDTMCDEKNPIVLESMVFPDPVIGIAVEPKTKADQDKMGNALAKLAEEDPTFQVKTDEASGQTIISGMGELHLDILVDRMRREFKVEVNQGQPQVEYKENLTRVAQHREVYKKQSGGKGKFADIVFELGPAEEGKVGLEFVNEIKGGNVPREFVPAIEKGFKAAMKNGPLAGFEVEGIKVTLKDGSFHAVDSDALSFELAAKLGFKEAGRAAKPVIMEPIMKLEVVTPEEYMGNIIGDLNKRRGTISGQEEKNGAVVIKGSVPLSEMFGYVTTLRTLSSGRATSSMELEKYQATPQNVAEDIIAKAKG, encoded by the coding sequence ATGAGTAGAGATCTTAAATTTACAAGAAATATTGGTATTGCTGCGCACATTGATGCTGGTAAAACTACCACTACAGAAAGGATTTTATTCTATACGGGAGTAAACCACAAAATTGGTGAAGTACATGATGGTGCTTCTACAATGGACTGGATGGAGCAGGAAGCTGAAAGAGGTATTACAATTACTTCTGCTGCAACTACTTGTTCTTGGAACTTCCCTACAGACCAAGGTAAGAAATTACCTGAAACTAAACCTTATCACTTCAACATTATCGATACACCGGGACACGTTGACTTCACAGTAGAAGTAAACAGATCTTTGAGAGTATTAGATGGTTTGGTATTCTTATTCTCTGCAGTAGATGGAGTAGAGCCTCAGTCTGAAACAAACTGGAGACTTGCTGACAACTACAAAGTTGCAAGAATGGGATTTGTAAACAAAATGGACAGACAAGGTGCTGACTTCCTTAACGTGGTAAACCAAGTTAAGACAATGTTAGGATCAAACGCAGTTCCAATCGTTTTACCAATCGGTGCTGAAGAAGATTTCAAAGGTGTTGTAGACTTAATTAAAAACAGAGCGATCATCTGGGATGAAGCAGGACAAGGAGCTACTTTCGAAGTAGTGCCAATTCCTGAAGACATGAAGGCTGAAGTTCTGGAATACAGAGAGAAACTAGTAGAAGCTGTTGCTGACTACGATGATACTTTGATGGAGAAATTCTTCGAAGATCCAGATTCTATTTCTGAAGAAGAAATCAACGAAGCTCTTAGAAAAGCTACTATCGATTTATCTATTATCCCAATGACTTGTGGTTCTTCATTTAAGAATAAAGGAGTACAGTTTATGTTGGATGCAGTATGTAAATACTTGCCTTCTCCATTAGATAAAGATGATATCAAAGGTACTGATCCAAGAACAGATCTTGAAATTACAAGAAAACCATCTGTAGACGAACCTTTCGCAGCTTTAGCATTTAAGATTGCTACCGATCCTTTTGTAGGAAGATTAGCATTCTTCAGAGCTTACTCTGGAAGACTAGATGCTGGTTCTTACATCTTGAACACTCGTTCAGGAGATAAAGAAAGAATCTCTAGAATCTATCAGATGCACGCTAACAAGCAAAATCCTGTAGAATATATTGAAGCAGGAGATATTGGTGCAGCGGTAGGTTTCAAATCTATCAAAACTGGGGATACAATGTGTGACGAGAAAAACCCAATCGTTTTAGAATCGATGGTTTTCCCTGATCCGGTAATTGGTATCGCTGTTGAGCCTAAAACAAAGGCTGACCAGGATAAAATGGGTAACGCTCTAGCTAAATTAGCTGAAGAAGATCCTACTTTCCAGGTTAAAACTGACGAAGCTTCTGGTCAAACGATTATCTCAGGAATGGGTGAACTTCACCTTGATATTCTTGTAGATCGTATGAGAAGAGAATTCAAAGTAGAAGTTAATCAAGGTCAACCTCAGGTAGAATACAAAGAAAATCTTACAAGAGTTGCTCAACACAGAGAAGTTTACAAAAAACAATCTGGTGGTAAGGGTAAATTTGCTGATATCGTATTCGAACTAGGACCTGCTGAAGAAGGTAAAGTTGGTTTAGAATTCGTTAATGAGATCAAAGGTGGTAACGTTCCTAGAGAATTTGTTCCTGCAATTGAAAAAGGCTTTAAAGCTGCAATGAAGAACGGTCCTTTGGCTGGTTTCGAAGTTGAAGGTATTAAAGTTACTCTTAAAGACGGATCTTTCCACGCGGTAGATTCTGATGCTCTTTCTTTCGAGTTAGCTGCTAAATTAGGATTTAAAGAAGCGGGACGTGCTGCTAAGCCAGTAATTATGGAGCCTATTATGAAATTGGAGGTTGTAACTCCGGAAGAATATATGGGTAACATCATTGGTGACCTTAACAAGAGAAGAGGTACAATCAGTGGACAAGAAGAAAAGAACGGTGCCGTTGTTATCAAAGGTTCAGTTCCATTGTCTGAAATGTTTGGTTATGTAACAACTCTAAGAACACTTTCATCAGGAAGAGCTACTTCTTCTATGGAATTAGAGAAATACCAAGCTACACCTCAAAACGTTGCTGAAGATATCATTGCTAAAGCAAAAGGTTAA
- the rpsG gene encoding 30S ribosomal protein S7: protein MRKTKAKKRPLLPDPKFNDQLVTRFVNNLMLDGKKSIAFKIFYDALEIVETKKGETEKTALEIWKDALTNVMPHVEVRSRRVGGANFQIPMPIRADRKISMAMKWLILYSKKRNDKSMALKLANEVVAASREEGAAYKKKSDTHKMAEANKAFSHFKF, encoded by the coding sequence ATGAGAAAGACAAAAGCGAAAAAAAGACCGTTGTTACCAGATCCAAAATTTAATGATCAATTGGTAACTAGATTCGTAAACAACTTGATGCTTGATGGTAAGAAGTCAATCGCATTCAAAATATTCTATGATGCTTTAGAGATCGTAGAAACTAAAAAAGGAGAAACTGAAAAGACTGCCCTTGAAATCTGGAAAGATGCATTAACTAACGTTATGCCTCACGTAGAAGTACGTTCTAGAAGAGTAGGTGGAGCAAACTTCCAGATTCCTATGCCAATCAGAGCTGATAGAAAAATTTCTATGGCAATGAAATGGTTAATCCTTTACTCTAAAAAGAGAAACGATAAGTCAATGGCTTTGAAATTGGCTAACGAAGTTGTAGCTGCTTCAAGAGAAGAAGGTGCTGCTTACAAGAAAAAATCTGATACTCACAAAATGGCGGAAGCTAACAAAGCTTTCTCTCACTTTAAATTCTAA
- the rpsL gene encoding 30S ribosomal protein S12 yields MPTIQQLVRKGRVALTKKSKSAALDSCPQRRGVCTRVYTTTPKKPNSALRKVARVRLSNGKEVNAYIPGEGHNLQEHSIVLVRGGRVKDLPGVRYHIVRGALDTAGVNGRTQRRSKYGTKRPKPGQAAAAPAKGKKK; encoded by the coding sequence ATGCCTACTATTCAACAATTAGTTAGAAAAGGAAGAGTCGCACTTACCAAGAAGAGTAAATCGGCTGCACTTGATTCTTGTCCACAAAGACGAGGTGTATGTACGAGAGTATATACTACCACACCTAAGAAACCTAACTCTGCACTTAGAAAAGTTGCAAGGGTAAGACTTTCAAACGGTAAAGAAGTTAACGCCTATATCCCAGGTGAAGGACATAATCTTCAAGAGCACTCGATAGTATTGGTACGCGGGGGGAGAGTAAAAGATTTACCAGGAGTTAGATACCACATCGTAAGAGGTGCGTTAGATACTGCTGGAGTTAATGGAAGAACTCAGAGAAGATCTAAGTACGGAACAAAGAGACCTAAGCCAGGTCAGGCTGCAGCTGCACCAGCTAAAGGAAAGAAAAAATAA
- a CDS encoding Dps family protein produces MKNANIIGLKEADCQNIAEKLNVLLANYSVFYQNTRGSHWNIKGEQFFTLHPKFEELYNSLVLKIDEIAERILTLGSTPAHNYSDYLKVSTIKESKEVTDGNKSVEIILDSFKVVIDLQRELLDITDKAGDEGTNSQMSDYITEQEKEVWMYNSYLGK; encoded by the coding sequence ATGAAAAATGCCAACATTATCGGTTTAAAAGAAGCCGACTGCCAAAACATTGCTGAAAAACTTAATGTATTACTTGCCAACTACTCTGTTTTTTATCAGAATACAAGAGGTTCTCACTGGAACATCAAGGGTGAACAATTTTTCACTTTACACCCAAAATTTGAAGAGTTATATAACAGCTTAGTTTTAAAAATAGATGAAATTGCAGAACGTATCTTAACGTTAGGATCAACTCCGGCACATAATTATTCAGACTATTTGAAAGTTTCTACAATTAAAGAAAGTAAAGAAGTAACCGATGGCAATAAAAGCGTAGAAATTATTCTAGACTCCTTCAAAGTGGTCATCGATTTACAAAGAGAGCTTTTAGACATTACAGATAAAGCCGGCGACGAAGGTACCAACTCACAAATGAGCGACTATATTACCGAGCAGGAAAAAGAAGTTTGGATGTACAATTCTTATTTAGGAAAATAA